In a genomic window of Pseudomonas putida:
- a CDS encoding sensor histidine kinase, whose amino-acid sequence MTTLAKALQSDKGDIRLSTRKQPFNLLRWFSLISMAVIGTVAVALGSVSTKFVITESVQRDALLTSQFIQAIASAELRHVAVPNVRTMGELLDPRKDRDYTDVDPMARANARGEFLDHIEHLPDVILANIYAPDRMVIWSTNPALMGTTIHADEDLDKAFANRTPVSASYHDVDKSRMEQKFITPPEYIFIENYIPLFDAEGKNVTAMVEIYKEPKDLINRMERGLVLIWVATALGGALIYFGLYWIVRRAAILLATQQKQLITNETFVALGEMSSAVAHSLRNPLATIRSSAELALEFDGGAAHKNIQDIIGQVDRMSKWVRELLQSLRPLNDEPEAVNLVASLYDSLMAFEHQITKGQIKVVFEPKETPMVLSQQVQLTQILNSLLSNALEAMDDGGMLTIAMSPADAQGVVVVVSDTGKGMSEEQRKMAFRPFFTTKQGGLGVGLVLVKRIMERFGGSVTLDSREGEGTSVRLSFKLVP is encoded by the coding sequence ATGACCACGCTGGCCAAGGCACTTCAATCCGACAAGGGCGATATCCGCTTGAGCACACGCAAACAACCGTTCAATCTGCTGCGCTGGTTTTCCCTGATCAGCATGGCGGTGATCGGTACCGTGGCGGTGGCATTGGGGTCGGTGTCGACCAAGTTCGTGATTACCGAAAGCGTTCAGCGCGATGCGTTGCTGACCTCACAGTTCATTCAGGCGATCGCCTCGGCCGAGCTGCGTCACGTGGCGGTACCCAACGTGCGGACCATGGGCGAGCTGCTCGATCCGCGCAAGGACCGGGACTACACCGATGTCGACCCGATGGCCCGGGCCAATGCCCGTGGCGAATTTCTCGACCACATCGAACACTTGCCGGACGTGATCCTCGCCAACATTTATGCTCCCGATCGCATGGTGATCTGGTCCACCAATCCGGCGTTGATGGGCACCACGATTCATGCCGACGAAGACCTCGACAAGGCCTTCGCCAACCGCACGCCGGTGTCGGCCAGCTACCACGATGTCGACAAGTCGCGCATGGAGCAGAAGTTCATCACGCCGCCGGAATACATCTTCATCGAAAACTACATTCCGCTGTTCGACGCCGAGGGCAAGAACGTCACGGCGATGGTCGAGATCTACAAGGAGCCCAAGGACCTGATCAACCGCATGGAGCGCGGGCTGGTGCTGATCTGGGTGGCCACGGCCCTGGGCGGCGCGCTGATTTATTTCGGGCTGTACTGGATCGTGCGGCGCGCGGCGATCCTGCTGGCGACCCAGCAGAAACAACTGATCACCAACGAAACTTTCGTCGCCCTGGGCGAGATGTCATCGGCGGTGGCCCACAGCTTGCGCAATCCGCTGGCGACCATCCGCTCGAGTGCCGAACTGGCCCTGGAGTTCGACGGCGGCGCGGCGCACAAGAACATTCAGGACATCATCGGCCAGGTCGACCGCATGTCGAAGTGGGTACGCGAGTTGCTGCAATCGTTGCGTCCGCTCAATGACGAGCCCGAAGCGGTAAACCTGGTGGCTTCGTTGTACGACAGCCTCATGGCTTTCGAGCATCAGATCACCAAGGGCCAAATCAAGGTGGTGTTCGAGCCCAAAGAGACGCCCATGGTGCTGAGCCAGCAAGTGCAACTGACGCAGATCCTCAACAGCTTGCTTTCCAATGCGCTGGAGGCCATGGACGACGGCGGCATGCTGACCATCGCCATGTCACCGGCCGATGCCCAGGGCGTGGTGGTCGTGGTCAGCGACACCGGCAAGGGCATGAGCGAAGAGCAGCGCAAAATGGCCTTCCGGCCGTTTTTCACCACCAAGCAGGGCGGGCTCGGGGTTGGGCTGGTCCTGGTCAAACGCATCATGGAGCGCTTTGGCGGCTCCGTGACCCTCGACAGCCGTGAAGGCGAGGGCACTTCGGTCCGTCTGTCGTTCAAGCTGGTTCCCTGA